In Burkholderia sp. GAS332, one DNA window encodes the following:
- a CDS encoding aspartate racemase, with protein MYRHRSLGVVTGASPLASVDVLSRMSTAWRRPGAAKPFDFVLEPQSWAGPASQSAASAPFKIHVFDTIRAFEKRGVDAIVLPCFLSHTFIDELSANVALPIANLMAALLAHVRQAFPSVRRVGVLTSDAIRGNGLFERYFDSAQFDVLHPRDEAGVDRVTRAVCSDEGIKSGRLYGQPVELLRAACADLIAQGAEIILPGLAEISLVARALGTLEVPFVDSNLVYARYVAAAQYSQPERRFKIGVLGGVGPAATVDFMAKLVRNTPAARDQDHIKVMVEQNPQIPDRTEALLGKGDDPTLALYAACKKLEEGGADLIAIPCNTAHAFVERIQPSLTVPIVNMLTCTADYLREAFPSLREVGMLATSGTLASGVYEKPLEACGFAQIAPAEAAQARLMNAIYGARGAKAGYTSGECCDDVAAAVDDLVAQGVQVIVLGCTELPLLLRGSTLARPDGSVVQLVDPTEVLAKRCVAYALAGSGATQAASKLPPPVAGRLRVESAYG; from the coding sequence ATGTATCGTCATCGTTCGCTGGGTGTCGTGACAGGCGCGTCGCCGCTCGCCAGCGTCGACGTATTGAGCAGGATGAGCACCGCCTGGCGCCGGCCCGGCGCGGCGAAGCCATTTGATTTCGTCCTCGAGCCGCAATCGTGGGCTGGACCGGCTTCGCAAAGCGCCGCGAGTGCGCCGTTCAAGATCCACGTGTTCGATACGATTCGCGCCTTCGAGAAACGCGGTGTCGACGCGATCGTCTTGCCGTGCTTCCTCAGTCACACCTTCATCGACGAACTCTCGGCGAACGTGGCTTTACCGATCGCCAACCTCATGGCTGCGCTCCTGGCGCATGTGCGGCAAGCGTTTCCGTCGGTTCGCCGCGTCGGCGTGCTGACGTCCGACGCGATCCGCGGTAACGGTCTCTTTGAACGCTATTTCGACAGCGCGCAGTTCGACGTCCTGCATCCGCGTGACGAAGCGGGAGTCGATCGCGTAACGCGTGCCGTGTGCAGCGACGAAGGCATCAAAAGCGGCCGTCTTTACGGTCAGCCAGTCGAGTTGCTGCGCGCGGCGTGTGCGGACCTCATCGCGCAAGGCGCTGAGATCATCCTGCCCGGGCTTGCCGAAATCTCTCTGGTGGCGCGCGCGCTCGGCACGCTGGAAGTGCCGTTCGTCGATAGCAATCTGGTCTACGCGCGCTACGTCGCGGCGGCGCAATATTCGCAGCCGGAGCGGCGTTTCAAGATCGGCGTGCTGGGCGGTGTCGGCCCGGCGGCGACGGTCGATTTCATGGCGAAACTAGTGCGCAACACACCGGCCGCGCGCGATCAGGACCACATCAAAGTGATGGTCGAGCAAAATCCGCAGATTCCGGACCGCACTGAAGCGCTGCTCGGCAAGGGCGACGATCCGACACTCGCGCTCTATGCCGCCTGTAAGAAACTCGAAGAGGGTGGCGCCGATCTCATCGCGATTCCCTGCAATACGGCGCATGCGTTCGTCGAACGGATCCAGCCGTCGTTGACCGTGCCGATCGTCAATATGCTGACCTGTACCGCCGATTATTTGCGTGAGGCCTTCCCGAGCTTGCGCGAAGTCGGTATGCTGGCCACCTCGGGCACGCTGGCGAGCGGAGTCTATGAGAAGCCGCTCGAAGCGTGCGGCTTCGCGCAGATCGCGCCGGCCGAGGCCGCCCAGGCCCGGCTCATGAACGCGATTTACGGGGCGCGCGGCGCCAAGGCGGGCTACACGTCAGGCGAGTGCTGTGATGACGTCGCCGCAGCGGTGGATGACCTGGTCGCGCAAGGCGTACAGGTCATTGTGCTGGGCTGCACCGAGTTGCCGCTGCTGCTGCGTGGTTCAACGCTGGCGCGGCCAGATGGGTCGGTGGTGCAGCTTGTCGATCCGACCGAGGTGTTAGCAAAACGCTGCGTGGCTTATGCGCTGGCCGGAAGCGGAGCGACGCAGGCCGCTTCGAAACTGCCGCCGCCGGTGGCGGGCCGGCTTCGCGTGGAAAGCGCTTACGGTTAG
- a CDS encoding Predicted arabinose efflux permease, MFS family, with protein sequence MNREPDDHAAGRQPTRAAAAAFVGTTIEWYDFYIYATASALIFGKLFFPGSDPFFATLASFGTFAVGFFARPFGGLVFGHLGDRIGRKKALVATLAIMGVGTVGIGFLPTYSDAGVWAPVLLVLLRVAQGIAIGGEWGGAVLMASEHAPQGRRTFFASFAQLGSPAGLILSLLAFRAVASMDKEAFLSWGWRLPFLASAVLLVVGLLIRAGVDESPEFKALKAQRRVAALPVAEVVRDAWRTVLLCLGANVIGVAGAWFVNTFMLNYTTQTLGLDRSLILDCLFVVAFIQLFTQLGSGWFAQRIGTGRFLKGAAALAMLSPYPMFALVSTGRPVAIVVGIALAVMCMSSSYAVMAGFMSTAFEVRVRYSAISLSYQVCAALAGGLTPLIGTLLAHRYPGAWWPLAAFYSCLAGVSLVCISTLERRKRGAAREVVEVSQA encoded by the coding sequence ATGAATCGCGAGCCAGACGACCACGCCGCAGGGCGGCAACCCACCCGTGCCGCTGCGGCGGCATTTGTGGGCACCACGATCGAGTGGTACGACTTTTACATCTACGCCACCGCATCCGCTTTGATTTTCGGCAAGCTGTTCTTCCCGGGGAGTGACCCGTTCTTCGCCACGCTGGCTTCGTTCGGCACCTTCGCGGTGGGCTTTTTCGCGCGGCCGTTCGGCGGCCTCGTGTTCGGCCACCTCGGCGACCGCATCGGCCGTAAGAAGGCGCTCGTCGCGACGCTGGCGATCATGGGCGTCGGCACGGTTGGCATCGGTTTCCTGCCGACGTACTCGGATGCCGGCGTATGGGCGCCAGTGTTGCTGGTGTTGCTGCGCGTCGCGCAGGGCATCGCAATCGGCGGCGAGTGGGGCGGCGCGGTGCTGATGGCAAGCGAACATGCGCCGCAGGGGCGGCGTACTTTCTTCGCTTCGTTTGCGCAGCTCGGCAGCCCGGCGGGGTTGATCCTGTCGCTGCTCGCGTTTCGCGCGGTGGCGTCGATGGATAAGGAAGCGTTTCTCAGCTGGGGCTGGCGCCTGCCGTTTCTTGCCAGTGCGGTGTTGCTGGTAGTGGGTTTGCTGATCCGCGCGGGTGTCGACGAATCGCCTGAATTCAAAGCGCTGAAAGCGCAGCGGCGAGTCGCGGCGCTGCCGGTCGCCGAGGTGGTGCGCGATGCGTGGCGCACGGTGCTCTTGTGTCTTGGCGCGAATGTGATCGGCGTGGCCGGCGCCTGGTTCGTCAACACGTTCATGCTGAACTACACGACGCAGACGCTTGGGCTCGATCGTTCGCTGATTCTCGATTGTCTGTTCGTGGTGGCGTTTATTCAGTTGTTCACGCAACTGGGTTCCGGGTGGTTTGCGCAACGGATCGGTACTGGAAGGTTTTTGAAGGGCGCGGCGGCGTTGGCGATGCTTTCGCCGTATCCGATGTTCGCGCTGGTATCGACCGGGCGGCCGGTGGCGATCGTGGTCGGCATCGCGCTGGCGGTGATGTGCATGTCGAGTTCTTATGCGGTGATGGCCGGTTTTATGTCGACCGCGTTCGAGGTGCGAGTCCGGTATTCGGCTATTTCGTTGTCTTACCAGGTGTGTGCTGCATTGGCGGGTGGCTTGACGCCTTTGATCGGGACGTTGCTCGCGCATCGATATCCGGGCGCATGGTGGCCGTTGGCGGCGTTCTATAGTTGCCTCGCCGGGGTCTCGCTGGTTTGTATCAGCACCTTGGAGCGCCGCAAGCGAGGCGCGGCGCGAGAGGTTGTCGAAGTGTCCCAGGCATAA
- a CDS encoding Crotonobetainyl-CoA:carnitine CoA-transferase CaiB: MTEHANNGTQATQATQATQGALQGIKVIDLSRVLGGPYCTQALADHGAQVIKLEPPGGDETRGWGPPFYGDTAWYFAGVNRNKQGIAVDLSCDEGRDILWKLLEDADVLVENFKPGTLARWGMDYERDLRARFPKLIHCAVSGFGPDGPLGGLPGYDAAIQAMTGLMSVNGERDGPATRVGLPVVDMVTGLNALAGILLALAERTKSGRGQSIDIALYDCGVSLLHPHLPNYFGSGQTPQRSGNAHPNITPYDSYRTATAPIFLAVGNDRQFARLCAHLGAPELADDPRYVDNRSRCAHREPLKDALERLLASHDCEPLAQALINAGVPCGPVQTVDVVARHPHTLHRGMVIEMGEYRGTASPIKLSRTPATYRSAPPTLGGDTRKVLDALGIDTATQQRLLEAGVLKA; encoded by the coding sequence ATGACCGAACACGCGAACAACGGCACGCAAGCAACACAAGCAACGCAAGCAACACAAGGCGCGTTACAAGGCATCAAAGTCATCGACCTCAGTCGCGTACTCGGCGGCCCTTACTGCACTCAGGCACTGGCCGATCACGGCGCCCAGGTCATCAAACTGGAGCCCCCCGGCGGCGATGAAACACGCGGCTGGGGTCCGCCGTTCTACGGTGACACCGCGTGGTACTTCGCCGGCGTCAACCGCAACAAGCAGGGCATCGCGGTCGATCTGTCGTGCGACGAAGGCCGGGACATCCTGTGGAAGCTGCTCGAAGACGCCGACGTGCTGGTCGAGAACTTCAAGCCCGGCACGCTCGCGCGCTGGGGCATGGACTACGAGCGCGATTTGCGCGCGCGTTTCCCGAAGCTGATTCATTGCGCGGTATCGGGCTTCGGTCCCGACGGCCCGCTCGGCGGCTTGCCGGGCTACGACGCCGCGATTCAGGCGATGACCGGTTTGATGAGCGTGAACGGTGAACGCGACGGGCCGGCGACGCGTGTCGGCTTGCCGGTCGTCGACATGGTCACCGGTTTGAATGCGCTGGCCGGTATTCTACTGGCGCTGGCGGAGCGCACGAAAAGCGGGCGTGGCCAATCGATCGATATCGCGCTGTACGACTGCGGCGTGTCGCTCCTGCATCCGCATCTGCCGAACTATTTCGGCTCGGGCCAGACGCCCCAGCGCAGCGGCAACGCGCATCCGAACATCACGCCTTACGACAGCTATCGCACCGCGACCGCGCCGATTTTTCTCGCCGTCGGCAACGACCGGCAGTTCGCGCGGCTGTGCGCGCATCTTGGCGCGCCGGAACTCGCGGACGATCCGCGCTACGTGGATAACCGCAGCCGCTGCGCCCATCGCGAGCCGCTGAAGGATGCGCTCGAGCGCTTGCTCGCATCGCACGATTGCGAGCCGCTCGCGCAGGCATTGATCAACGCAGGCGTGCCGTGCGGGCCGGTGCAAACCGTTGACGTCGTCGCGCGCCATCCGCATACGCTGCATCGTGGCATGGTGATCGAGATGGGCGAGTATCGCGGCACGGCGTCGCCGATCAAGCTGTCGCGCACGCCGGCCACCTATCGCAGTGCACCGCCGACGCTTGGCGGCGACACACGCAAGGTACTCGACGCACTGGGTATCGACACGGCAACCCAGCAGCGTCTGCTCGAAGCGGGCGTACTCAAAGCCTGA
- a CDS encoding Acyl-CoA dehydrogenase, with protein MSEITAQPAHGSSNIPDSRGINFFSSDPDFARLLKLHLGDTLYQELESQLVSLGQRASEELDVWALSADRNPPQLRHRTRRGEALQSIDKHPDYVALERVAYAELGLASMSHDTREGKKAPPPLVKYALTFLFVQAEFGLCCPVSMTDSLTRTLRKFGAPELVARFMPMLASRDFDTLFQGAMFMTEQAAGSDVARIATRAALETGVIGEETWRLYGDKWFCSNADADLAMVLAHVDKAPAGINGLGLFLLPKTLPDGSRNSYRIVRLKDKLGSRSMASGEIVLEGAVAYLIGEVGRGFHQMADMINMSRLSNGVRAAGLMRRALTEALHIARHREAFGRKLIDMPLMQRQLLKMMLPAEQARSMFMQIALLLEKADAGDRQAAKCVRILTPLIKFRACRDARRVTGDAMEVRGGTGYIEEWSDARLVRDAHLGSIWEGTSNIVALDVARAAKRDGALEPLRTYLQDLLGAAGLPAESLTVLRSTLTRACDALASVAECGRDESVRQAGTALYHASTAVLMACEGARLAPDFRRLALSHLVLRHKLLPFDPLDVQTSSDENSVIDALVNARSVTLDQALQVLPAGSV; from the coding sequence ATGAGCGAAATCACCGCGCAGCCGGCACACGGCTCGTCCAATATTCCCGACAGCCGGGGCATCAACTTCTTCAGCAGCGATCCCGACTTCGCCCGTTTGCTCAAATTGCATCTCGGCGACACGCTGTATCAGGAACTCGAAAGCCAGCTGGTTTCCCTAGGCCAGCGAGCGTCCGAAGAACTCGACGTCTGGGCGCTGTCCGCCGACAGAAATCCGCCGCAATTGCGGCATCGCACGCGGCGCGGCGAAGCGCTGCAAAGCATCGACAAGCATCCCGATTACGTCGCGCTTGAACGCGTGGCCTACGCGGAATTGGGGCTGGCGTCGATGAGCCACGACACTCGCGAAGGTAAGAAAGCGCCGCCGCCGCTGGTCAAATACGCGCTGACCTTCCTGTTCGTGCAGGCGGAATTCGGCCTGTGCTGCCCCGTCAGCATGACCGATTCGCTCACGCGTACGCTGCGCAAATTCGGCGCGCCCGAACTGGTCGCGCGATTTATGCCGATGCTGGCGTCGCGCGATTTCGACACGCTGTTTCAGGGCGCGATGTTCATGACCGAACAGGCGGCAGGTTCGGATGTCGCGCGTATCGCGACGCGTGCGGCGCTCGAAACCGGCGTGATCGGTGAAGAAACGTGGCGTCTGTACGGTGACAAATGGTTCTGCTCGAACGCCGACGCCGATCTCGCGATGGTGCTCGCGCATGTGGACAAGGCGCCGGCCGGTATTAACGGTCTTGGGCTTTTCCTGCTGCCGAAAACACTGCCGGATGGCTCGCGCAACAGCTATCGGATCGTGCGACTGAAGGACAAGCTCGGCAGCCGTTCGATGGCGAGCGGCGAGATCGTGCTGGAAGGGGCCGTGGCGTATCTGATCGGCGAAGTGGGGCGCGGCTTCCATCAGATGGCCGACATGATCAACATGTCGCGGCTGTCGAACGGCGTGCGTGCGGCGGGTTTGATGCGCCGCGCGTTGACCGAGGCGCTGCACATCGCGCGCCATCGCGAAGCGTTCGGCCGCAAGCTGATCGATATGCCGCTGATGCAGCGGCAATTGCTCAAGATGATGCTGCCCGCGGAGCAGGCTCGTTCGATGTTCATGCAGATCGCCTTGCTGCTGGAAAAGGCCGACGCCGGCGATCGGCAGGCGGCGAAATGCGTGCGCATCCTTACGCCGTTGATCAAGTTCCGCGCTTGCCGCGATGCCCGCCGCGTGACCGGCGACGCGATGGAAGTGCGCGGCGGCACGGGCTACATCGAAGAGTGGAGCGACGCGCGTCTCGTGCGCGACGCGCATCTCGGTTCGATCTGGGAAGGCACCAGCAACATCGTCGCGCTCGACGTCGCGCGTGCGGCGAAACGGGACGGCGCGCTCGAACCGCTGCGCACGTATCTGCAGGATCTGCTCGGGGCGGCAGGCTTGCCGGCTGAGAGTCTGACGGTGCTTCGTTCTACGTTGACGCGCGCTTGCGATGCCTTGGCGAGCGTCGCCGAGTGTGGTCGCGATGAATCGGTCCGGCAGGCGGGCACCGCCTTGTATCACGCGAGCACTGCTGTACTCATGGCCTGTGAAGGCGCGCGCCTCGCACCGGATTTCCGGCGTCTCGCGCTGAGTCACCTGGTGTTGCGTCACAAGCTGTTGCCGTTCGATCCGCTCGACGTGCAGACGTCTTCGGATGAGAACAGCGTCATCGATGCACTGGTCAATGCCCGCAGCGTGACACTCGACCAGGCGCTGCAAGTGCTGCCGGCAGGGAGCGTGTGA